One region of Aurantimonas sp. HBX-1 genomic DNA includes:
- a CDS encoding M48 family metalloprotease, giving the protein MTSKARAVTRWARAALASTALLTLLTAGACTTLEDGLDLASPVDGTVRSGYVATRQPITFENVQASDPQSSIGRSQHPKILAAYGGAYSDPKLERMLATIIGRLQAETADPNRAYRITILNSPNINAFALPGGYVYVTRGLLALANDSAEVAAVIGHEMGHVTANHGIERQQREQAAEIASRVVSEVLASEPAGQIALARGRLSLAQFSRQQELQADVIGIKHIARAGYDPFAAARFLKAMDSFSQFRNAFQAGSADLDFLASHPSAPQRIQLAERHAREAEVAEGEGATERDRYLNGIDGMLFGDSAAEGYVRENRFYHPGLSITFAAPEGFVIDNTAEAVLATGPNDMALRFDGVALPTTTSLVDYVKSGWIGGLDPASIRQRRIGTLDAVSARAKGGEYAFDVTVVRVGGQVYRFLTAVPAREAGSVGAIAERVANSFRVLSPAEKASLKPLRVRIVTAGAGDTATSMASRMVGVDRKTDMFRLLNDLGGSDTVRPGARYKIVAE; this is encoded by the coding sequence ATGACGTCCAAGGCCCGCGCCGTGACACGATGGGCGCGCGCGGCACTCGCCAGCACGGCTCTGCTCACGCTTCTGACCGCCGGTGCCTGCACGACGCTCGAAGACGGGCTCGATCTGGCGAGCCCGGTCGACGGCACCGTGCGCTCGGGCTATGTCGCGACGCGCCAGCCGATCACCTTCGAGAACGTCCAGGCCTCCGATCCGCAGTCGTCGATCGGCCGCTCGCAGCATCCGAAGATCCTCGCCGCCTATGGCGGTGCCTATTCCGACCCGAAGCTGGAACGGATGCTGGCGACGATCATCGGCCGACTGCAGGCCGAGACCGCCGATCCCAATCGCGCCTACCGGATCACCATCCTCAACTCGCCGAACATCAACGCCTTCGCGCTGCCGGGCGGCTATGTCTACGTCACCCGCGGCCTGCTGGCGCTCGCCAACGATTCCGCCGAGGTCGCCGCGGTGATCGGCCACGAGATGGGCCATGTGACGGCCAATCACGGCATCGAGCGCCAGCAGCGCGAGCAGGCGGCCGAGATCGCCAGCCGCGTCGTCAGCGAAGTGCTGGCCAGCGAACCGGCCGGCCAGATCGCCCTGGCGCGCGGCCGGCTGAGTCTGGCGCAGTTCTCCCGCCAGCAGGAACTCCAGGCAGACGTTATCGGGATCAAGCACATCGCGCGTGCCGGCTACGACCCGTTCGCCGCGGCCCGGTTCCTGAAGGCGATGGATTCCTTCTCGCAGTTCCGCAACGCCTTCCAGGCGGGCAGCGCCGATCTCGACTTCCTTGCCTCCCACCCCTCGGCGCCGCAGCGCATCCAACTGGCCGAGCGCCACGCGCGCGAGGCCGAGGTCGCGGAAGGCGAGGGGGCGACCGAGCGCGACCGCTATCTCAACGGCATCGACGGCATGCTGTTCGGCGACTCCGCCGCCGAAGGCTACGTGCGCGAGAACCGGTTCTACCACCCCGGGCTCAGCATCACCTTCGCCGCGCCGGAAGGCTTCGTCATCGACAATACCGCCGAGGCGGTGCTGGCCACCGGACCCAACGACATGGCGCTGCGCTTCGACGGCGTTGCGCTGCCGACGACGACCAGCCTCGTCGACTACGTCAAGAGCGGCTGGATCGGCGGGCTCGATCCCGCCAGCATCCGCCAGCGCCGCATCGGCACGCTGGACGCCGTCTCGGCCCGGGCGAAGGGCGGCGAATACGCCTTCGACGTCACGGTGGTGCGGGTCGGCGGGCAGGTCTACCGGTTCCTCACCGCCGTGCCGGCGCGGGAAGCCGGGTCGGTCGGCGCCATCGCCGAACGGGTCGCCAATTCCTTCCGGGTGCTGAGCCCGGCCGAGAAGGCGTCGCTGAAGCCGCTGCGCGTGCGGATCGTCACCGCCGGCGCGGGCGACACCGCCACCTCGATGGCAAGCCGCATGGTTGGCGTCGATCGCAAGACCGACATGTTCCGCCTGCTCAACGACCTCGGCGGCAGCGACACGGTCCGCCCCGGCGCGCGCTATAAGATCGTCGCGGAGTAG
- the thiQ gene encoding thiamine ABC transporter ATP-binding protein, with translation MSAPPALALQGIRFAYEAMAMRFDLAVEAGEWLALIGPSGAGKSTLLDIAAGFAEPDAGRVLMGGADVTARPPSERPLSILFQDNNLFPHLDVFRNVALGIAPGLRVSRADRVRVAAALDAVGLAGFETRRPAEMSGGERQRVALARAFLRDRPLLLLDEPFAALGPALRRDMLDLLQRLRAERQGGPTTVVMVTHHPEDAVGHADRVAFMEAGEIIAVGPTRAVLTGQGDPRVAAYLGTAKPVP, from the coding sequence ATGAGCGCGCCTCCGGCCCTCGCCCTCCAGGGCATCCGCTTCGCCTACGAGGCGATGGCCATGCGGTTCGACCTCGCCGTCGAGGCCGGGGAGTGGCTGGCGCTGATCGGGCCGAGCGGGGCCGGCAAGTCGACGCTGCTGGACATCGCCGCGGGCTTTGCCGAGCCCGATGCCGGGCGTGTGCTGATGGGAGGTGCCGACGTCACCGCCCGGCCGCCCTCGGAGCGGCCGCTGAGCATCCTGTTCCAGGACAACAATCTGTTTCCGCATCTCGACGTCTTCCGCAACGTCGCGCTCGGCATCGCCCCCGGCCTGCGCGTCTCGCGGGCCGACCGGGTCCGGGTGGCGGCGGCGCTCGACGCGGTCGGCCTCGCCGGCTTCGAGACGCGCCGGCCGGCGGAGATGTCCGGCGGCGAACGCCAGCGCGTGGCACTGGCGCGGGCGTTCCTGCGCGACCGGCCGCTGCTGCTGCTCGACGAGCCCTTCGCGGCGCTGGGTCCGGCCCTGCGCCGCGACATGCTGGATCTGCTACAGCGGTTGCGCGCCGAGCGGCAGGGCGGGCCGACGACGGTCGTGATGGTCACCCACCATCCCGAGGACGCCGTCGGCCACGCCGATCGGGTGGCGTTCATGGAAGCCGGGGAGATCATCGCGGTGGGGCCGACCCGGGCCGTCCTGACGGGGCAGGGCGACCCGCGCGTCGCCGCCTATCTCGGCACCGCAAAACCCGTCCCGTGA
- a CDS encoding thiamine/thiamine pyrophosphate ABC transporter permease ThiP, producing the protein MTGAADRRLRAGLGLAAAGLLAAYLGGGFVVLFLATDAAPGLGALVGDSYLRGVVLFTLEQALLSTLLAVAGAVPLAVALHRARFPGRALVLRLFLLPQALPVLVGALAIITIWGRNGVLSGGLAALGLPRLDLYGLPGILLAHVFFNLPLAARLMVAALDRVPAESWKLAGQLGLTPLATFRLIEWPAIRGMLPAAASLVVMLCVTSFTLVLVLGGGPGATTLEVAIYQALRYDFDPGRAIALSLLQIGLTAAILALATRLGGDAVAGFGLGGRALRHDRGSLAATLGLSAVLVLGIAFVLSPFAAVLVRGLAADLGALLADAAVRRAAVTSLVVAFAAASLALVLSGLVVLAIEALAGKRPRAARRLELAASLVLVIPPVVVGAGWFLALRQVTDVFAAAPYIVVATNAGMAVPFAVRILAPALASANAESGRLADSLGLAGLARLRYVDGPAMRAPLGLAFAFALAISLGDLGAVALFGNQDFVTLPYLLLQRMGSYRTDDAAGLALILGVLCLGLMLVAERGLAGAPRPSPR; encoded by the coding sequence GTGACCGGCGCCGCCGACCGCCGGCTGCGGGCAGGGCTCGGCCTCGCCGCCGCCGGGCTGCTCGCCGCCTATCTCGGCGGCGGCTTCGTGGTGCTGTTCCTCGCCACCGATGCCGCGCCCGGCCTCGGCGCGCTGGTCGGCGATTCCTATCTGCGCGGCGTGGTGCTGTTCACGCTGGAACAGGCGCTGCTGTCGACGCTGCTGGCGGTCGCCGGCGCCGTGCCGCTGGCGGTGGCGCTGCACCGGGCGCGGTTTCCGGGCCGGGCCCTGGTGCTGCGGCTGTTCCTGCTGCCGCAGGCGCTGCCGGTGCTGGTCGGGGCGCTGGCGATCATCACCATCTGGGGGCGCAACGGCGTCCTCTCCGGCGGGCTCGCCGCGCTCGGCCTGCCGCGGCTCGATCTCTACGGCCTGCCGGGAATCCTCCTCGCGCATGTCTTCTTCAACCTGCCGCTCGCCGCCCGGCTGATGGTCGCGGCGCTCGACCGGGTGCCGGCGGAAAGCTGGAAGCTTGCCGGACAGTTGGGGCTGACGCCGCTCGCCACCTTCCGGCTGATCGAGTGGCCGGCGATCCGCGGCATGCTGCCGGCCGCCGCGAGCCTTGTCGTGATGCTCTGCGTCACCAGCTTCACCCTCGTCCTGGTGCTCGGCGGCGGGCCCGGCGCGACGACGCTGGAGGTCGCGATCTACCAGGCGCTGCGCTATGATTTCGACCCAGGCCGCGCCATCGCCCTGTCGCTGCTGCAGATCGGCCTGACCGCGGCGATCCTGGCGCTGGCGACCCGGCTCGGCGGCGACGCCGTCGCCGGCTTCGGCCTCGGCGGACGGGCGCTTCGCCATGACCGCGGCAGCCTCGCCGCGACGCTCGGCCTCTCCGCCGTCCTCGTCCTCGGCATCGCCTTCGTGCTGTCGCCCTTCGCCGCCGTCCTGGTGCGCGGGCTCGCCGCCGATCTCGGCGCGCTGCTGGCCGACGCGGCGGTCCGGCGGGCCGCCGTCACCAGCCTGGTCGTCGCCTTCGCCGCCGCCAGCCTCGCGCTGGTCCTCTCCGGCCTGGTCGTGCTGGCGATCGAGGCGCTCGCCGGCAAGCGCCCGCGCGCGGCGCGGCGGCTGGAACTCGCCGCCAGCCTCGTCCTCGTCATTCCGCCGGTCGTCGTCGGGGCCGGCTGGTTCCTGGCGCTCCGCCAGGTGACGGACGTCTTCGCCGCCGCGCCCTATATTGTCGTCGCCACCAACGCGGGGATGGCGGTGCCGTTCGCGGTACGCATCCTCGCCCCAGCGCTGGCTTCCGCAAACGCCGAGAGCGGGCGCCTCGCCGACAGTCTCGGGCTTGCCGGCCTCGCGCGGCTTCGCTACGTCGACGGACCGGCGATGCGGGCGCCGCTCGGCCTCGCCTTCGCCTTCGCCCTGGCGATCTCGCTGGGCGACCTCGGCGCCGTCGCGCTGTTCGGCAACCAGGATTTCGTCACCCTGCCGTATCTCCTCCTGCAGCGAATGGGCAGCTACCGCACCGACGACGCCGCGGGCCTCGCGCTCATCCTCGGCGTCCTCTGCCTCGGCCTGATGCTCGTCGCCGAGCGCGGCCTCGCCGGCGCGCCGCGGCCGTCGCCCCGATGA